One genomic segment of Aliarcobacter cibarius includes these proteins:
- a CDS encoding recombinase family protein — protein sequence MLIGYARVSKSDNSQVLDLQIDALTNSGVKEENIYSDKISGSKDARPGLENCLKALREDDILVVYKLDRLGRNLKHLIQTVEDLTKRKIGFKVLSGQGVNIDTTTPAGKMIFSIFGALAEFERELIRERTIAGITAARARGRMGGRKFNLTKAQVRLAEASMKNRDTSVTELCKELKITRATLYKYISPNGELRDYAKRVLEK from the coding sequence ATGTTAATAGGTTATGCTCGTGTTTCAAAATCAGATAATTCACAAGTTTTAGATTTACAAATTGATGCTCTTACAAATTCAGGAGTAAAAGAAGAAAATATTTATAGTGATAAAATTTCTGGAAGTAAAGATGCAAGACCAGGACTAGAAAATTGTCTAAAAGCTTTAAGAGAAGATGACATATTAGTTGTATATAAACTTGATAGGCTTGGAAGAAATTTAAAACATCTTATTCAAACTGTTGAAGATTTAACAAAAAGAAAAATAGGATTTAAAGTTTTAAGTGGTCAAGGTGTAAATATAGATACAACAACACCTGCAGGTAAAATGATATTTTCTATATTTGGAGCATTAGCTGAATTTGAAAGAGAACTTATTCGAGAAAGAACAATAGCAGGTATTACTGCAGCTCGTGCAAGAGGAAGAATGGGTGGAAGAAAATTCAATCTTACAAAAGCTCAAGTAAGACTTGCAGAAGCTAGTATGAAAAATAGAGATACAAGTGTTACTGAACTTTGTAAGGAGTTAAAAATCACAAGAGCAACTTTATACAAATATATTTCACCAAATGGTGAATTAAGAGATTATGCAAAAAGAGTGCTTGAAAAATAA
- the zupT gene encoding zinc transporter ZupT, whose amino-acid sequence MHNISVETFLFATMLTFLAGFATSIGAILAFFSRKDNYFLLSIGMGFSAGVMIYVSFMEILVKSRESFTQIYSSEITGEILTIICFFLGIILTAFIDKIIPEDINPHEPKSNNQLQELKSDTKSSLLRNSKLRRTGIFTAIAIAIHNFPEGFATFVSALENPTIGITIAFAIAIHNIPEGMAVSLPIYHATGEKKKAFWYATISGLAEPLGAIFGFLFLLPFMGESTLGIIFGIVAGIMVYISFDELLPASRVYGNAHTTIVGISLGMFVMAISLVLFKFV is encoded by the coding sequence ATGCATAATATTTCAGTTGAAACTTTTCTTTTTGCTACAATGCTTACTTTTTTGGCAGGATTTGCTACGTCTATTGGAGCTATTTTGGCTTTTTTCTCAAGAAAAGATAATTATTTTTTACTATCTATTGGTATGGGATTTTCAGCTGGAGTAATGATTTATGTTTCATTTATGGAAATTTTAGTTAAATCAAGAGAATCTTTTACTCAAATATATTCAAGTGAAATTACAGGTGAAATTTTAACAATTATCTGTTTTTTTTTAGGAATAATTCTAACTGCGTTCATAGATAAGATCATTCCTGAAGATATAAATCCTCATGAACCAAAAAGTAATAATCAACTCCAAGAATTAAAATCTGATACAAAATCCTCCCTTTTAAGAAATTCAAAATTAAGAAGAACAGGTATTTTTACGGCTATTGCAATAGCGATTCATAATTTTCCAGAAGGTTTTGCGACATTCGTTTCAGCTCTTGAAAATCCTACAATTGGTATTACAATAGCTTTTGCTATAGCAATACATAATATCCCAGAAGGAATGGCTGTATCTTTACCAATCTATCATGCAACAGGTGAAAAGAAAAAAGCTTTTTGGTATGCAACAATTTCAGGTCTTGCAGAGCCTTTAGGTGCAATTTTTGGTTTCTTATTTCTTCTTCCTTTTATGGGTGAATCTACTCTTGGAATTATTTTTGGAATTGTTGCTGGTATTATGGTTTATATATCTTTTGATGAGCTTTTACCGGCATCTAGAGTTTATGGAAATGCCCATACAACAATAGTTGGTATATCTTTGGGTATGTTTGTTATGGCTATAAGTTTGGTATTGTTTAAATTTGTATAA
- the modA gene encoding molybdate ABC transporter substrate-binding protein → MKKIILSLVLLCSSIFAGTINVAVAANVSYAINDLIKEFNKTNPDTKVEVVLGSSGKFTTQIQNGGPFDIFMSADMKFPQTLEKENLTATKPVIYAQGSLAMLSAKSFDFSKGINLVTDSNINKIAIANPKTAPYGTAAQEALKNLNILDEVESKFVYAESISQAVTYTITAADIGFIAKSSLYDENMKQYKENINWVSIDPKLYTPIDQGIVLLKRAENNTEAKAFYDFILSDNAKDIFKKFGYLIK, encoded by the coding sequence ATGAAAAAGATTATTTTAAGTTTAGTATTATTATGTTCAAGTATTTTTGCAGGAACTATTAATGTTGCAGTTGCAGCAAATGTTAGTTATGCAATTAATGACTTAATTAAAGAGTTTAATAAAACTAATCCAGATACAAAAGTTGAAGTTGTTCTTGGAAGTAGTGGTAAATTTACAACACAAATTCAAAATGGTGGACCATTTGATATTTTTATGAGTGCTGATATGAAATTTCCACAAACTTTGGAAAAAGAAAATTTAACTGCTACAAAGCCAGTTATTTATGCTCAAGGAAGTTTAGCAATGTTAAGTGCTAAATCTTTTGATTTTTCAAAAGGTATTAATTTAGTAACAGATAGTAATATAAATAAAATTGCAATTGCAAATCCAAAAACTGCTCCTTATGGAACTGCAGCTCAAGAAGCTCTAAAAAATTTAAATATTTTAGATGAAGTTGAAAGTAAATTCGTATATGCTGAATCTATTTCTCAAGCTGTAACTTATACAATAACAGCAGCTGATATTGGATTTATTGCAAAATCATCTTTGTACGATGAGAATATGAAACAATATAAAGAAAATATTAATTGGGTAAGTATAGATCCAAAATTATATACTCCGATTGATCAAGGAATAGTATTATTAAAACGAGCAGAAAATAATACTGAAGCAAAAGCTTTTTATGATTTCATACTTAGTGATAATGCAAAAGATATATTTAAAAAGTTTGGTTATTTGATAAAATAA
- a CDS encoding TonB-dependent receptor domain-containing protein — translation MRIKMGVSAATLILTQNLILANETTKLDDVQVVTSASGYEQKITDAPASISVITQEDLQKKPYNNLLDAVKDIEGVDIGETTDKTNNGQISIRGMGADYTLVLIDGKKQNNNGDIYPNNFGGAQLASIPPLSMIERIEVIRGPMSTLYGSDAIGGVINVITKKISNEWTGAIGYSKTFQTDNAYGNNDNTDFTIMGPLIKDKLGLSLRGSFYDQAKSNPQYGKVYDKNGVDRSKSNDSFGGGKGNVQNENWTFGTGLTFTPNENHTIKADFDVAKQKFDNKPYLNSQGDTSYPLGTGDSLETIYKNQRVGYADTLRMQREQYSLFWEANWNVGKSTIGVHHVESENIGRSMPLTADERKQIKANKANNNKLPGYTADWSKLSKAMLDPDFLAFMPRDARTLESTNTTYSAKYEVPLNTHYLVVGTEYLDAQMKDGVFGMDKGQTNDKKEYYQYALFAEDNWNIIDPLTFTLGARYDKHENFGDNVSPRAYLTYAIDESWTVKGGVATGYKTPKTSDLQEGITGFGGQGTNPWVGNPDLKPEKSVSKEVAVYYDHPDKHNFNVTLFQNNFKDKIDSVNVSENQLAGSDYDGIATSYSQKQNVGRAEILGLELAGKYFILENLSLKGNWTWMDSEVKSDDWKEDGKPLSTSPKHMYSTTLDWQTTSKFNTYLQYSGEIDRFNTRYQKDGKNKDLFYKNYSIWNMGASYKFTKDFTLTGRVNNLFDKDYLEYSYDDTVGSTNYYNEYNNKTAGRNFWLSARYTF, via the coding sequence ATGAGAATTAAAATGGGGGTTAGTGCTGCAACACTAATTTTGACACAAAATTTAATTTTAGCAAATGAAACTACAAAACTTGATGATGTACAAGTTGTGACATCTGCTTCAGGATATGAACAAAAAATTACAGATGCACCTGCAAGTATTTCTGTAATAACTCAAGAAGATTTACAAAAGAAACCATATAATAATTTATTAGATGCAGTAAAGGATATTGAGGGTGTTGATATTGGTGAAACAACAGATAAAACTAATAATGGACAAATTAGTATTAGAGGAATGGGTGCAGATTATACATTAGTTTTAATAGATGGCAAAAAACAAAACAATAATGGAGATATCTATCCAAATAATTTTGGTGGTGCACAACTTGCAAGTATACCACCACTATCAATGATAGAAAGAATTGAAGTTATAAGAGGACCAATGAGTACTCTTTATGGATCTGACGCTATTGGTGGAGTTATAAATGTAATAACTAAAAAAATTTCAAATGAATGGACTGGAGCTATTGGATATAGTAAAACATTTCAAACTGATAATGCTTATGGAAATAATGATAATACAGATTTCACTATTATGGGACCACTTATTAAAGATAAATTAGGATTAAGTCTTAGAGGAAGTTTTTATGATCAGGCTAAATCAAATCCACAATATGGAAAAGTATATGATAAAAATGGTGTAGATAGAAGTAAATCAAATGATAGTTTTGGTGGAGGAAAAGGAAATGTTCAAAATGAAAATTGGACTTTTGGAACAGGATTAACATTTACTCCAAATGAAAATCATACAATAAAAGCTGATTTTGATGTAGCAAAGCAAAAGTTTGATAATAAACCATATTTAAATTCACAAGGGGATACAAGCTACCCATTAGGAACAGGAGATAGTTTAGAAACTATTTATAAAAATCAAAGAGTTGGTTATGCAGATACATTAAGAATGCAAAGAGAACAGTATTCATTATTTTGGGAAGCGAATTGGAATGTAGGTAAAAGTACAATTGGTGTTCATCATGTTGAAAGTGAAAATATTGGAAGAAGTATGCCTTTAACTGCTGATGAAAGAAAACAAATTAAAGCTAATAAAGCTAATAACAATAAATTACCTGGATATACAGCAGATTGGTCAAAATTATCTAAAGCTATGTTAGATCCAGACTTTCTTGCATTTATGCCAAGAGATGCTAGAACACTTGAATCAACAAATACAACATATAGTGCAAAATATGAAGTTCCTTTAAATACTCATTATTTAGTTGTTGGAACAGAGTATTTAGATGCTCAAATGAAAGATGGTGTGTTTGGTATGGATAAAGGGCAAACTAATGATAAAAAAGAATATTACCAATATGCTTTATTTGCAGAAGATAATTGGAATATTATTGATCCTCTTACATTTACATTGGGAGCTAGATATGATAAACACGAAAATTTTGGTGACAATGTAAGTCCTAGGGCTTATTTGACATATGCTATAGATGAAAGTTGGACTGTAAAAGGAGGAGTTGCAACAGGATATAAAACTCCAAAAACATCAGATTTACAAGAAGGAATTACTGGATTTGGTGGACAAGGTACAAATCCTTGGGTTGGAAATCCTGATTTAAAACCTGAAAAATCTGTAAGTAAAGAAGTAGCAGTTTATTATGATCATCCAGATAAACATAACTTTAACGTAACACTATTCCAAAATAATTTTAAAGATAAAATTGATAGTGTAAATGTTAGCGAAAATCAATTGGCAGGAAGTGATTATGATGGAATTGCCACATCATATAGTCAAAAACAAAATGTAGGAAGAGCAGAGATTTTAGGGCTTGAACTAGCTGGAAAATATTTTATTTTAGAAAACTTATCTTTAAAAGGAAACTGGACATGGATGGATTCTGAAGTTAAATCAGATGATTGGAAAGAAGATGGAAAACCATTAAGTACTAGTCCAAAACATATGTATAGTACAACATTAGATTGGCAAACTACATCTAAATTTAATACATATTTACAATATTCTGGTGAAATAGATAGATTTAATACGAGATATCAAAAAGATGGTAAAAATAAAGATTTATTCTATAAAAACTATTCAATATGGAATATGGGTGCTTCATACAAATTTACAAAAGATTTTACTTTAACTGGGAGAGTAAACAATTTATTCGATAAAGATTATTTAGAATATAGTTATGATGATACAGTAGGAAGTACGAATTATTATAATGAATATAATAATAAAACAGCAGGTAGAAATTTCTGGTTAAGTGCTAGATATACATTCTAA
- a CDS encoding type I restriction enzyme subunit R domain-containing protein has product MNRLEQNKKFDSDEYKLLVVANKFLTGFDQPKLCAMYVDKKLQGVLAVQALSRLNRAAPKYGKKTEDLFVLDFFNKTEDIKASFDPFYTSTTLSEATDINVLHELKDNLDDLGVYESSEVDEFFEKYFKGADASKLSPIIDKAAQRFNIELKLEDEEKADYKIKAKQFVKIYGQMSSIMPYEIVAWEKLFWFLKFLIPKMIIKDKDQDKLDELLNSVDLSTYGLERVKLGISIPLDESETQLDPQNPNPRGAHGDIEKDLLDSIIDAFNEKWFHGWEATPEEQRVKFINLIDKVKTHDDFKSKYQENQDSHTRRLALEKIVAEVMNKERKKELDLYKLFAGDEAFRVGMLDSFERALSSVSI; this is encoded by the coding sequence ATAAATCGGCTGGAGCAAAATAAAAAATTTGATAGTGATGAGTATAAATTACTAGTAGTTGCAAATAAATTTTTAACAGGCTTTGACCAACCAAAACTATGTGCTATGTATGTAGATAAGAAACTTCAAGGTGTTTTAGCTGTTCAAGCACTATCAAGACTAAATAGAGCTGCACCAAAATATGGTAAAAAAACAGAAGATCTGTTTGTATTAGATTTTTTTAATAAAACAGAAGATATTAAAGCTTCGTTTGATCCATTTTATACATCAACGACGCTAAGTGAAGCAACAGATATAAATGTACTTCATGAGTTAAAAGATAATTTAGATGATTTAGGTGTTTATGAATCAAGTGAAGTTGATGAATTTTTTGAAAAATATTTTAAAGGAGCAGATGCTTCAAAACTTTCACCAATAATTGATAAAGCAGCTCAAAGATTTAATATTGAATTAAAACTTGAAGATGAAGAAAAAGCAGATTATAAAATTAAAGCTAAACAATTTGTAAAAATATATGGACAAATGTCTTCTATTATGCCTTATGAAATAGTTGCATGGGAAAAACTATTTTGGTTTTTAAAGTTTTTAATACCAAAAATGATTATAAAAGATAAAGATCAAGATAAACTAGATGAACTATTAAATAGTGTAGATTTATCAACTTATGGATTAGAAAGAGTTAAATTAGGAATTAGTATTCCTCTTGATGAAAGTGAAACACAACTTGATCCACAAAATCCAAATCCAAGAGGAGCTCATGGGGATATTGAAAAAGATTTATTAGATAGTATTATTGATGCATTTAATGAAAAATGGTTTCATGGATGGGAAGCAACACCAGAAGAACAAAGAGTTAAGTTTATAAATCTAATTGATAAAGTAAAAACTCATGATGATTTTAAATCAAAATATCAAGAGAACCAAGATAGTCATACAAGAAGATTAGCTTTAGAAAAAATAGTTGCAGAAGTTATGAATAAGGAGAGAAAAAAAGAACTCGACCTTTATAAACTGTTTGCTGGAGATG
- a CDS encoding ATP-binding protein — MRTKNTTNLRNSGPVNLENGSLKAKLSYQDYLYKLLQQQIVDRVDRSVNARIKKAGFKYMATLDEFDFSFQPQIDEKLIRELATLSFLDSATNILLVGAPGVGGQTHLLLL, encoded by the coding sequence ATGAGAACTAAAAATACAACAAACTTACGGAATTCTGGACCAGTTAATTTAGAGAATGGTTCACTAAAAGCAAAATTATCCTATCAAGATTATCTGTATAAGTTATTGCAACAACAAATTGTTGATAGAGTCGATAGAAGTGTAAATGCTAGAATTAAAAAAGCAGGATTCAAATATATGGCAACTTTGGATGAGTTTGATTTTAGTTTCCAGCCACAAATAGATGAAAAATTAATAAGAGAATTAGCAACTCTAAGCTTTTTAGATAGTGCAACAAATATACTTTTAGTTGGAGCTCCAGGAGTTGGTGGGCAAACTCACCTTCTCTTGTTATAA
- a CDS encoding IS5 family transposase, translating to MQKNLFYGSLMDMLDSKDPLVVLADTIKWSKFEDEFAQYYSKEGRPAKPIRLMVGLLLLKQLENLSDENVVIAWKRNPYFQYFCGFSDFQTALPCHSTDLVYFRNRIGKKGFEFIFKHSIEIHSNENLNESQVIADTTIQESNLTYPTDGKLAIKIINHLHKIVKVENIKLRRSYIKEIKQHRINLRFFRHPKKIIKAKASMKRLRTIAKTILRDIDRKFGDNLELHNKYATKFYLYIRVLLQEKNTKNKIYSLHEIDAYAVNKGKDHKGYEYGTKASVVTTKNSGIIVGVSAHRENEHDSKTLKLALENTISNLGSKTINEVICDRGYRGSKQIIINNETVIDISIPSNLQKKDTTKQINIKKEKFRRRAAIEPIIGHLKSDHRMQRNYLKGFLGDQINLLLAATAFNLKKWMNIYFYAFFTGNLSLLKEAYQQLQHQKELIMFLLQLKITMKFSNLDY from the coding sequence GTGCAGAAAAATCTCTTTTATGGTTCATTAATGGATATGTTAGATTCAAAAGATCCTTTAGTTGTTTTAGCAGATACAATTAAGTGGTCGAAATTTGAAGATGAATTTGCACAATATTACTCTAAAGAGGGAAGACCAGCTAAACCAATTCGTTTAATGGTTGGATTACTATTACTAAAACAGTTAGAAAATCTTAGTGATGAAAATGTAGTTATTGCTTGGAAAAGAAATCCATACTTTCAATATTTCTGTGGATTTAGTGATTTCCAAACAGCATTACCATGTCATAGTACTGATTTAGTTTATTTTAGAAATAGAATAGGTAAAAAAGGATTTGAATTTATTTTTAAACATAGTATTGAAATTCATAGTAATGAAAATCTAAATGAATCACAAGTAATAGCTGATACAACTATTCAAGAGAGTAATTTAACCTACCCAACAGATGGTAAACTAGCAATTAAAATAATTAACCATTTGCATAAAATAGTAAAAGTTGAAAATATTAAACTAAGAAGAAGCTATATCAAAGAGATAAAACAACATAGAATAAATTTAAGATTCTTTAGACATCCAAAAAAGATTATAAAAGCAAAAGCTTCTATGAAAAGACTCAGAACAATTGCAAAAACAATTCTTAGAGATATTGATAGAAAATTTGGTGATAATCTTGAACTTCATAATAAATATGCTACTAAATTTTACTTGTACATAAGAGTACTTTTACAAGAGAAAAATACAAAGAATAAAATTTACTCTTTACATGAAATAGATGCATATGCAGTAAATAAAGGTAAAGACCATAAAGGTTATGAATATGGTACAAAAGCTTCTGTTGTAACAACTAAAAATTCAGGAATTATTGTTGGAGTTTCTGCACATAGAGAAAATGAACATGATAGTAAAACTCTAAAGTTAGCATTAGAAAATACAATTTCAAATTTAGGATCTAAAACTATAAATGAAGTTATTTGTGATAGAGGATATAGAGGAAGTAAACAAATAATAATCAATAATGAAACTGTTATTGATATCTCAATACCAAGTAATTTACAAAAGAAAGATACAACTAAACAAATTAATATCAAAAAAGAGAAATTTAGAAGAAGAGCAGCAATAGAACCTATTATTGGACACTTAAAATCTGATCATAGAATGCAAAGAAATTATCTTAAAGGATTTCTTGGCGACCAGATTAATCTTTTACTAGCAGCAACAGCATTTAATCTAAAAAAGTGGATGAATATCTACTTTTATGCATTTTTTACAGGAAATTTATCTTTATTAAAAGAAGCTTATCAACAATTGCAACACCAAAAAGAACTGATTATGTTCTTATTGCAACTAAAAATCACCATGAAATTTTCAAATTTGGATTATTAA
- the fic gene encoding protein adenylyltransferase Fic produces the protein MKDIDKKSLGKAYKLFESADIDNIAVGTLKGLQQIHKYLFDGLYDFAGELKELNISKGGFRFANSLYLKEILPKIEQMPQSNFKEIIEKYVEMNIAHPFLEGNGRTMRIWLDMILKKELKKVVDWQNVLKELYLQAMERSHINDLEIRTLLSENLTDKIDDREVIFKGIEQSYYYEGYEIRKSFNI, from the coding sequence ATGAAAGATATAGACAAAAAAAGTTTAGGAAAAGCATATAAATTATTTGAAAGTGCTGATATAGATAATATTGCAGTTGGAACTTTAAAAGGCTTACAACAAATACATAAGTATCTTTTTGATGGACTTTATGATTTTGCTGGTGAATTAAAAGAACTAAATATATCAAAAGGTGGATTTAGATTTGCAAATAGTTTATATCTAAAAGAGATATTACCAAAAATAGAGCAAATGCCACAAAGTAATTTTAAAGAGATTATTGAAAAATATGTTGAAATGAATATTGCTCATCCATTTTTAGAAGGTAATGGTAGAACTATGAGAATATGGCTAGATATGATACTCAAAAAAGAGCTTAAAAAAGTTGTTGATTGGCAAAATGTTCTTAAAGAGTTATATCTTCAAGCAATGGAAAGAAGCCATATAAATGATTTAGAAATTAGAACACTACTAAGTGAAAATTTAACTGATAAAATAGATGATAGAGAAGTTATTTTTAAAGGTATTGAGCAATCTTACTACTACGAGGGATATGAAATTAGAAAATCTTTCAATATTTAA
- a CDS encoding methyl-accepting chemotaxis protein, whose translation MNSVVKKISLFQGLAVAIILILAIISITFVVRNSIVSDIQDDFQQRVKDVRSTFEVLNESIVQSAKSASNVLSSKISNIEIDYSKTIEINSVRTPILISNGEIINKNNDLVDEFTKTIGAVATIFVKQDNDFFRIATSLQKADGSRAMGTFLTNKSPAFDKVMNKEKYIGSAKLFGKNYMTVYDPIIKNGEVIGILFIGYNFDSLYSILEQNLGKIKFGESSYLFTLDSKESQFTMHPTLKNKKIEDLSDINNQNIFKNIINQKEGVIIYDYNEENKKNKKITAYTSFDDWNLIIATNANLDELLHLNSILKKYLIFGGIGLIIILLSISYFIIIKVVNTPLVSINNGLSDFFDYLNREKNEVNLININSKDEFGKMARVLNQNIERTKKGIEEDRKLIDETINVLGEFEQGDLCQRLNISVSNPALMELKNVVNNMANNIETNIDIVLNTLEKYSNHNYLNKIATNGLKEHLLKLANGVNYLGESITAILVENKSNGLTLEDSSNVLLANVDKLNISSNEAAASLEETAAALEEMTSNIRNSTENIVKMARYSNEVTSSSKEGENLANQTTIAMDEINKQVNAINEAISVIDQIAFQTNILSLNAAVEAATAGEAGKGFAVVAQEVRNLAARSAEAAKEIKTIVENATRKADDGKEIANNMINGYVKLNENITNTINLIKDVEMSSKEQLLGIEQINDAITRLDQQTQQNAQIASQTQEVAVITDEIAKLVVSNANAKEFVGKNEVEAKKDFILNSKKLTKTLITKETKTNKKISTEKINDNEWEAF comes from the coding sequence ATGAATTCTGTTGTAAAGAAAATATCTTTATTTCAAGGGCTAGCTGTAGCTATTATTTTAATATTAGCAATAATTTCAATAACTTTTGTTGTTAGAAATTCTATAGTATCAGATATTCAAGACGATTTTCAACAAAGAGTAAAAGATGTTAGATCAACTTTTGAAGTTTTGAATGAATCTATTGTTCAATCAGCTAAAAGTGCATCAAATGTATTGTCTTCAAAAATAAGTAATATAGAAATAGATTATAGTAAGACGATTGAAATTAATTCTGTTAGAACTCCAATATTAATTTCAAATGGAGAAATTATAAATAAAAACAATGATTTAGTAGATGAATTCACAAAAACAATTGGTGCAGTAGCAACAATATTTGTAAAACAAGATAATGATTTTTTTAGAATTGCAACTTCTTTACAAAAAGCTGATGGAAGTAGAGCAATGGGAACTTTTTTAACAAATAAAAGTCCAGCGTTTGATAAAGTTATGAATAAAGAAAAGTATATAGGCAGTGCTAAATTATTTGGTAAAAACTATATGACTGTATATGATCCTATTATAAAAAATGGTGAAGTTATTGGTATACTATTTATAGGTTATAATTTTGATTCTTTATACTCAATTTTAGAACAAAATTTAGGAAAAATTAAATTTGGAGAAAGTAGTTATTTATTTACACTTGATTCAAAAGAATCACAATTTACAATGCATCCAACACTGAAAAATAAAAAAATTGAAGATCTATCAGATATAAATAATCAAAATATTTTTAAAAATATTATTAATCAAAAAGAAGGTGTAATTATTTATGATTACAATGAAGAAAATAAAAAAAATAAAAAAATAACAGCATATACTTCATTTGATGATTGGAATTTAATAATAGCTACAAATGCAAATTTAGATGAATTATTACATTTAAATAGTATTTTAAAAAAATATTTAATTTTTGGTGGAATTGGTTTAATAATTATTCTACTAAGCATTAGTTACTTTATAATTATAAAAGTAGTTAATACTCCATTAGTTTCTATTAATAATGGTTTAAGTGATTTTTTTGATTATTTAAATAGAGAAAAAAATGAAGTTAATTTGATAAATATAAATTCCAAAGATGAATTTGGAAAAATGGCTAGAGTATTGAATCAAAATATAGAGAGAACAAAAAAAGGTATAGAAGAAGACAGAAAATTAATTGATGAAACAATTAATGTTTTAGGGGAGTTTGAACAAGGTGATCTTTGCCAAAGATTAAATATTTCTGTTTCAAATCCAGCATTGATGGAATTAAAAAACGTTGTAAACAATATGGCAAATAATATAGAGACAAATATTGATATTGTGTTAAATACTTTAGAAAAATATTCAAATCATAACTATCTAAATAAAATAGCAACTAATGGACTAAAAGAGCATCTTTTAAAATTAGCAAATGGCGTAAATTATTTAGGAGAATCTATTACGGCAATTTTAGTAGAGAACAAGTCAAATGGATTAACTTTAGAAGATAGCTCAAATGTCCTACTTGCAAATGTTGATAAACTAAATATTAGCTCAAATGAAGCAGCAGCAAGTCTTGAAGAGACAGCTGCAGCATTAGAAGAGATGACAAGTAATATAAGAAATAGTACAGAAAATATAGTAAAAATGGCAAGATATTCAAATGAAGTAACAAGTTCTTCAAAAGAAGGAGAAAATTTAGCTAATCAAACAACAATTGCAATGGATGAAATAAATAAACAAGTAAATGCAATTAATGAAGCTATTAGTGTAATTGATCAAATTGCTTTTCAAACAAATATTCTTTCACTAAATGCTGCAGTAGAAGCAGCAACAGCAGGAGAAGCTGGAAAAGGATTTGCAGTTGTTGCTCAAGAAGTAAGAAATTTAGCAGCAAGAAGTGCAGAAGCAGCAAAAGAGATAAAAACAATAGTTGAAAATGCAACAAGAAAAGCAGATGATGGTAAAGAGATAGCAAATAATATGATTAATGGATATGTTAAATTAAATGAAAATATAACAAATACAATTAATTTAATTAAAGATGTTGAGATGTCAAGTAAAGAACAACTTCTTGGAATTGAACAAATAAATGATGCAATAACAAGATTAGACCAACAAACACAACAGAATGCACAAATAGCATCGCAAACACAAGAAGTAGCTGTAATAACAGATGAGATAGCAAAATTAGTTGTAAGTAATGCAAATGCTAAAGAGTTTGTAGGGAAGAATGAAGTAGAAGCAAAGAAAGATTTTATATTAAATAGTAAAAAATTAACTAAAACATTAATAACAAAAGAAACAAAAACTAATAAGAAAATATCTACAGAAAAAATAAATGATAATGAGTGGGAAGCTTTTTAA